In one window of Zingiber officinale cultivar Zhangliang chromosome 11A, Zo_v1.1, whole genome shotgun sequence DNA:
- the LOC122032312 gene encoding cellulose synthase-like protein E6 isoform X2, with translation MAEASGHRPLFSTQSASGRTVYKLFAGSMLVSICLVLIYRVSHAPEAGESGRWAWFGMLAAELWFSFYWIITQSVRWNPVYRTTFKDRLSQLEEAELPCVDIFVCTADPVAEPPAMVVSTVLSLMAYDYPPEKLSVYLSDDSGSELTFYAICEAAQFAKRWLPFCRRHRVEPRSPAAYFSGSAGASDDKEHSDMKNLFREMESRIDAVSILGKVPKEQKTHKGFSEWTSEMTSKNHQPIVQILIDSREETSVDIDGIVLPTLVYMAREKRPQHHHNFKAGAMNALLRVSSVISNSPIILNADCDMYSNNSQSIRDALCFVMDEQQGHDVAFVQFPQCYENTTKNDLYANALKVLFGVEFSGLDGLGGPLYAGTGCFHRRNALCGTKYTTEYKEDWKRRTKMENRETVSILEDRAKSLATCIYELNTQWGKEIGLAYGCVVEDVITGLMIQCRGWRSVYFNPERKGFLGVAPTTLPQTLVQHKRWSEGDLQIVLSKYCPLFYGHGKLKLGHRIGYCIYCLWAPNSIPTLFYLTIPSLFLLKGVSLFPEASSPWFVSFAYVAAAKNAYSLVESLISGDTLVGWWNIQRMWMLKRTTSYLFATIDNMLALVGASKAGFVITAKVAEPDDSAKRYEREVMEFGTTASAGVMFVIIGTTALINLACLVVGLQRAVADQAFGGLLMQNVICGLVVALNLPIYEAMFLRKDEGRMSSSTVFASAGLTVLACALPVL, from the exons ATGGCAGAGGCTAGTGGCCATCGCCCTCTCTTCTCCACCCAGTCGGCCAGCGGACGAACTGTTTACAAGCTCTTCGCCGGCTCCATGCTCGTAAGCATTTGCCTGGTTTTAATCTACAGAGTGAGTCACGCACCCGAAGCAGGAGAAAGCGGACGGTGGGCATGGTTTGGGATGCTCGCGGCGGAGCTCTGGTTCAGCTTCTACTGGATTATCACTCAGTCCGTGCGCTGGAACCCGGTCTACCGCACCACCTTCAAGGACAGGCTCTCGCAGTT AGAGGAAGCGGAATTGCCCTGCGTGGACATCTTCGTGTGCACCGCCGACCCGGTCGCGGAGCCGCCGGCGATGGTAGTCTCCACCGTGCTCTCTCTGATGGCGTACGACTACCCGCCCGAGAAGCTGAGCGTGTACCTCTCAGACGACAGCGGGTCGGAGTTGACGTTCTACGCTATTTGTGAGGCCGCGCAGTTCGCGAAACGTTGGCTTCCGTTCTGTCGGAGACACCGGGTAGAGCCGAGATCGCCGGCGGCGTATTTTTCAGGATCCGCTGGGGCTTCTGACGACAAGGAACACTCGGACATGAAG AATCTATTCAGAGAAATGGAAAGTCGAATCGATGCAGTATCAATTCTTGGAAAAGTACCTAAAGAACAAAAAACACACAAAGGATTCTCGGAATGGACCTCAGAGATGACATCCAAGAATCATCAACCTATCGTTCAG ATTTTAATTGATAGCAGAGAGGAAACCTCAGTCGACATCGATGGAATTGTGCTACCCACCCTGGTGTACATGGCACGGGAGAAGAGACCGCAGCACCATCACAATTTCAAAGCCGGCGCCATGAATGCTCTG TTAAGGGTGTCCTCAGTGATAAGCAACAGTCCGATCATCCTCAACGCCGACTGCGACATGTATTCAAACAATTCGCAGTCGATCCGAGACGCCCTTTGCTTCGTCATGGATGAACAGCAAGGCCATGATGTAGCCTTTGTGCAATTTCCTCAGTGCTATGAAAATACCACCAAGAATGACTTGTATGCCAATGCCTTGAAAGTCCTCTTTGGG GTGGAATTTAGTGGGCTGGATGGCTTGGGAGGACCTCTGTACGCTGGAACTGGTTGCTTCCATAGAAGAAATGCTCTCTGTGGAACCAAGTACACTACGGAGTACAAGGAAGACTGGAAAAGAAGAACAAAGATGGAGAACAGAGAAACTGTCTCGATCCTGGAAGACAGAGCAAAGTCGCTCGCCACTTGCATCTATGAACTCAACACACAATGGGGCAAAGAG ATAGGATTGGCGTATGGATGCGTGGTGGAGGACGTTATCACAGGACTAATGATTCAGTGCAGGGGTTGGCGATCCGTCTACTTTAATCCCGAGAGAAAAGGCTTCTTAGGAGTTGCACCCACGACGTTACCACAGACACTGGTGCAGCACAAAAGATGGAGCGAGGGTGATCTCCAAATCGTCCTCTCCAAGTACTGTCCTCTGTTCTACGgccatgggaagctcaagctcggACATCGAATTGGCTACTGCATCTACTGTCTGTGGGCTCCCAACTCCATCCCCACTCTGTTCTATCTCACAATCCCGTCTCTGTTCCTCCTCAAAGGCGTCTCGTTGTTCCCGGAGGCATCCAGTCCATGGTTCGTTTCCTTCGCCTACGTCGCCGCGGCTAAAAATGCCTACAGTCTTGTTGAATCCTTGATCAGCGGCGATACGTTGGTGGGGTGGTGGAACATCCAGAGGATGTGGATGCTGAAGAGGACGACTTCATACCTCTTCGCCACCATCGATAACATGCTGGCGCTGGTGGGGGCTTCCAAGGCGGGGTTCGTGATCACGGCGAAGGTGGCCGAGCCTGACGACAGTGCGAAGAGGTACGAGCGGGAGGTGATGGAGTTCGGAACGACGGCGTCGGCGGGGGTGATGTTTGTGATAATTGGGACGACGGCGTTGATCAATCTGGCGTGCTTGGTTGTTGGATTGCAGAGGGCAGTTGCGGATCAGGCGTTTGGAGGGCTCTTGATGCAGAATGTAATATGTGGGTTGGTGGTGGCGTTGAATCTGCCGATCTACGAGGCGATGTTCTTGAGGAAGGATGAGGGGAGGATGTCGTCATCAACAGTGTTTGCTTCTGCGGGATTGACTGTGTTAGCTTGTGCTCTGCCGGTgctgtag
- the LOC122032312 gene encoding cellulose synthase-like protein E6 isoform X1 — translation MAEASGHRPLFSTQSASGRTVYKLFAGSMLVSICLVLIYRVSHAPEAGESGRWAWFGMLAAELWFSFYWIITQSVRWNPVYRTTFKDRLSQLEEAELPCVDIFVCTADPVAEPPAMVVSTVLSLMAYDYPPEKLSVYLSDDSGSELTFYAICEAAQFAKRWLPFCRRHRVEPRSPAAYFSGSAGASDDKEHSDMKVGHVLFGFICKNLKFLSFQNLFREMESRIDAVSILGKVPKEQKTHKGFSEWTSEMTSKNHQPIVQILIDSREETSVDIDGIVLPTLVYMAREKRPQHHHNFKAGAMNALLRVSSVISNSPIILNADCDMYSNNSQSIRDALCFVMDEQQGHDVAFVQFPQCYENTTKNDLYANALKVLFGVEFSGLDGLGGPLYAGTGCFHRRNALCGTKYTTEYKEDWKRRTKMENRETVSILEDRAKSLATCIYELNTQWGKEIGLAYGCVVEDVITGLMIQCRGWRSVYFNPERKGFLGVAPTTLPQTLVQHKRWSEGDLQIVLSKYCPLFYGHGKLKLGHRIGYCIYCLWAPNSIPTLFYLTIPSLFLLKGVSLFPEASSPWFVSFAYVAAAKNAYSLVESLISGDTLVGWWNIQRMWMLKRTTSYLFATIDNMLALVGASKAGFVITAKVAEPDDSAKRYEREVMEFGTTASAGVMFVIIGTTALINLACLVVGLQRAVADQAFGGLLMQNVICGLVVALNLPIYEAMFLRKDEGRMSSSTVFASAGLTVLACALPVL, via the exons ATGGCAGAGGCTAGTGGCCATCGCCCTCTCTTCTCCACCCAGTCGGCCAGCGGACGAACTGTTTACAAGCTCTTCGCCGGCTCCATGCTCGTAAGCATTTGCCTGGTTTTAATCTACAGAGTGAGTCACGCACCCGAAGCAGGAGAAAGCGGACGGTGGGCATGGTTTGGGATGCTCGCGGCGGAGCTCTGGTTCAGCTTCTACTGGATTATCACTCAGTCCGTGCGCTGGAACCCGGTCTACCGCACCACCTTCAAGGACAGGCTCTCGCAGTT AGAGGAAGCGGAATTGCCCTGCGTGGACATCTTCGTGTGCACCGCCGACCCGGTCGCGGAGCCGCCGGCGATGGTAGTCTCCACCGTGCTCTCTCTGATGGCGTACGACTACCCGCCCGAGAAGCTGAGCGTGTACCTCTCAGACGACAGCGGGTCGGAGTTGACGTTCTACGCTATTTGTGAGGCCGCGCAGTTCGCGAAACGTTGGCTTCCGTTCTGTCGGAGACACCGGGTAGAGCCGAGATCGCCGGCGGCGTATTTTTCAGGATCCGCTGGGGCTTCTGACGACAAGGAACACTCGGACATGAAGGTAGGACATGTTCTGTTCGGATTCATTTGTAAGAATCTCAAGTTTTTGTCGTTTCAGAATCTATTCAGAGAAATGGAAAGTCGAATCGATGCAGTATCAATTCTTGGAAAAGTACCTAAAGAACAAAAAACACACAAAGGATTCTCGGAATGGACCTCAGAGATGACATCCAAGAATCATCAACCTATCGTTCAG ATTTTAATTGATAGCAGAGAGGAAACCTCAGTCGACATCGATGGAATTGTGCTACCCACCCTGGTGTACATGGCACGGGAGAAGAGACCGCAGCACCATCACAATTTCAAAGCCGGCGCCATGAATGCTCTG TTAAGGGTGTCCTCAGTGATAAGCAACAGTCCGATCATCCTCAACGCCGACTGCGACATGTATTCAAACAATTCGCAGTCGATCCGAGACGCCCTTTGCTTCGTCATGGATGAACAGCAAGGCCATGATGTAGCCTTTGTGCAATTTCCTCAGTGCTATGAAAATACCACCAAGAATGACTTGTATGCCAATGCCTTGAAAGTCCTCTTTGGG GTGGAATTTAGTGGGCTGGATGGCTTGGGAGGACCTCTGTACGCTGGAACTGGTTGCTTCCATAGAAGAAATGCTCTCTGTGGAACCAAGTACACTACGGAGTACAAGGAAGACTGGAAAAGAAGAACAAAGATGGAGAACAGAGAAACTGTCTCGATCCTGGAAGACAGAGCAAAGTCGCTCGCCACTTGCATCTATGAACTCAACACACAATGGGGCAAAGAG ATAGGATTGGCGTATGGATGCGTGGTGGAGGACGTTATCACAGGACTAATGATTCAGTGCAGGGGTTGGCGATCCGTCTACTTTAATCCCGAGAGAAAAGGCTTCTTAGGAGTTGCACCCACGACGTTACCACAGACACTGGTGCAGCACAAAAGATGGAGCGAGGGTGATCTCCAAATCGTCCTCTCCAAGTACTGTCCTCTGTTCTACGgccatgggaagctcaagctcggACATCGAATTGGCTACTGCATCTACTGTCTGTGGGCTCCCAACTCCATCCCCACTCTGTTCTATCTCACAATCCCGTCTCTGTTCCTCCTCAAAGGCGTCTCGTTGTTCCCGGAGGCATCCAGTCCATGGTTCGTTTCCTTCGCCTACGTCGCCGCGGCTAAAAATGCCTACAGTCTTGTTGAATCCTTGATCAGCGGCGATACGTTGGTGGGGTGGTGGAACATCCAGAGGATGTGGATGCTGAAGAGGACGACTTCATACCTCTTCGCCACCATCGATAACATGCTGGCGCTGGTGGGGGCTTCCAAGGCGGGGTTCGTGATCACGGCGAAGGTGGCCGAGCCTGACGACAGTGCGAAGAGGTACGAGCGGGAGGTGATGGAGTTCGGAACGACGGCGTCGGCGGGGGTGATGTTTGTGATAATTGGGACGACGGCGTTGATCAATCTGGCGTGCTTGGTTGTTGGATTGCAGAGGGCAGTTGCGGATCAGGCGTTTGGAGGGCTCTTGATGCAGAATGTAATATGTGGGTTGGTGGTGGCGTTGAATCTGCCGATCTACGAGGCGATGTTCTTGAGGAAGGATGAGGGGAGGATGTCGTCATCAACAGTGTTTGCTTCTGCGGGATTGACTGTGTTAGCTTGTGCTCTGCCGGTgctgtag
- the LOC122032192 gene encoding cellulose synthase-like protein E6 — MAETCGHRPLFATQAARGRTAYRLYASSMLVGICLVLIYRATHAPEAGESGRWAWFGMLAAELWFSFYWIITQSVRWNPVYRTTFKDRLSQLDEAELPCVDIFVCTADPVAEPPAMVVSTVLSLMAYDYPSEKLSVYLSDDSGSELTFYAICEAAQFAKRWLPFCRRHRVEPRSPAAYFAGSAEASDDKEHSDMKNLFREMESRIEAVSILGKVPKEQKTHKGFSEWTSDMTSKNHPPVVQILIDSREENSVDIDGTVLPTLVYMAREKRPQHHHNFKAGAMNALLRVSSVISNSPIILNVDCDMYSNNSQSIRDALCFVMDEEQGHDVAFVQFPQGYENTTDNDLYANAFKAINYVELSGLDDLGGPLYIGTGCFHRRNTLCGTKYSTEYKEDWKRITKMEKKESVSILEDTAKSLATCIYEFNTQWGKEMGLKYGCAVEDVITGLIIHCRGWRSVYFNPERKGFLGASPTTLLQTLVQHKRWSEGNLQIVLSKYCPLFYGHGKLKLGHRMGYCIYGLWAANSIPTLFYLTIPSLFLLKGVSLFPEASSPWFAPFAYVAVAKNAFSLVESFVSGDTLVGWWNIQRMWMLKRTTSYLFATIDNMLALVGASKAAFVITAKVAEADDSAKRYEREVMEFGTTASAGVMFVIIGTMALINLACLVVGLQRAVVDQAFGGLLIQNAVCGLVVALNLPIYEAMFLRKDKGRMSSSTVFASAGLSVLACVLPVL, encoded by the exons ATGGCAGAGACGTGTGGCCATCGCCCTCTCTTCGCCACCCAGGCGGCGAGGGGAAGAACTGCTTACAGGCTCTACGCCAGTTCCATGCTCGTAGGTATTTGCCTGGTTTTAATCTACAGAGCGACTCACGCACCCGAAGCAGGAGAAAGCGGACGGTGGGCATGGTTTGGGATGCTCGCGGCGGAGCTCTGGTTCAGCTTCTACTGGATTATCACTCAGTCCGTGCGCTGGAACCCGGTCTACCGCACCACCTTCAAGGACAGGCTCTCGCAGTT GGACGAAGCGGAATTGCCGTGCGTGGACATCTTCGTGTGCACCGCCGACCCGGTCGCGGAGCCGCCGGCGATGGTAGTCTCCACCGTGCTGTCCCTGATGGCGTACGACTACCCGTCGGAGAAGCTGAGCGTGTACCTCTCCGACGACAGCGGATCGGAGTTGACGTTCTACGCTATTTGTGAGGCCGCGCAGTTCGCGAAGCGTTGGCTACCGTTCTGTCGGAGACACCGGGTAGAGCCGAGATCGCCGGCGGCGTATTTTGCAGGGTCTGCTGAGGCTTCTGACGACAAGGAACACTCGGATATGAAG AATCTGTTCAGAGAAATGGAAAGTCGGATCGAAGCAGTATCCATTCTTGGAAAAGTACCTAAAGAACAAAAAACACACAAAGGATTCTCGGAATGGACCTCAGACATGACATCCAAGAATCATCCACCTGTCGTTCAG ATTTTAATTGATAGCAGAGAGGAAAACTCAGTCGACATCGATGGAACTGTGCTACCCACCCTGGTGTATATGGCACGGGAGAAGAGACCGCAGCACCATCACAATTTCAAAGCCGGCGCCATGAATGCTCTG TTGAGGGTGTCCTCAGTGATAAGCAACAGCCCGATCATCCTCAACGTAGACTGCGACATGTATTCAAACAATTCGCAGTCGATCCGAGACGCCCTCTGCTTCGTCATGGATGAAGAGCAAGGCCATGATGTTGCCTTTGTGCAATTTCCTCAGGGCTATGAAAATACCACCGACAATGACCTCTATGCCAATGCATTCAAAGCCATCAATTAC GTGGAGCTAAGTGGGCTGGATGACTTGGGAGGACCTCTGTACATTGGAACTGGTTGCTTCCATAGAAGGAATACTCTCTGTGGAACAAAGTACAGTACGGAATACAAGGAAGACTGGAAAAGAATaacaaagatggagaagaaagaaagtgtCTCGATCCTGGAAGACACAGCAAAGTCGCTCGCCACTTGTATCTATGAATTCAACACTCAATGGGGCAAAGAG ATGGGATTGAAGTATGGATGCGCGGTGGAGGACGTGATCACAGGACTAATAATTCACTGCAGGGGTTGGCGATCCGTCTACTTCAATCCCGAGAGAAAAGGCTTCTTAGGAGCTTCACCCACGACATTACTACAGACACTGGTGCAGCACAAAAGATGGAGCGAGGGTAATCTCCAAATCGTCCTCTCCAAGTACTGTCCTCTGTTCTACGGCCATGGCAAGCTCAAGCTCGGACATCGAATGGGCTACTGCATCTACGGTCTGTGGGCTGCCAATTCCATCCCCACTCTGTTCTACCTCACAATCCCGTCTCTGTTCCTCCTCAAAGGCGTCTCGTTGTTCCCGGAGGCATCTAGTCCATGGTTCGCTCCCTTCGCCTACGTCGCCGTGGCTAAAAATGCGTTCAGTCTGGTGGAATCCTTTGTCAGCGGCGATACGTTGGTGGGGTGGTGGAACATCCAGAGGATGTGGATGCTGAAGAGGACGACTTCGTACCTCTTCGCCACCATCGATAACATGCTGGCGCTGGTGGGGGCTTCCAAGGCGGCGTTCGTGATCACGGCGAAGGTGGCCGAGGCCGACGACAGTGCGAAGAGGTACGAGCGGGAGGTGATGGAGTTCGGAACGACGGCATCGGCGGGGGTGATGTTTGTGATAATTGGAACGATGGCGTTGATCAATCTGGCGTGCTTGGTGGTCGGATTGCAGAGGGCAGTTGTGGATCAGGCGTTTGGAGGGCTCTTGATTCAGAATGCGGTGTGTGGGTTGGTGGTGGCGTTGAATCTGCCGATCTACGAGGCGATGTTCTTGAGGAAGGACAAGGGGAGGATGTCATCATCAACCGTGTTCGCTTCTGCGGGATTGTCTGTGTTAGCTTGTGTTCTTCCCGTGCTGTAG